The Helianthus annuus cultivar XRQ/B chromosome 16, HanXRQr2.0-SUNRISE, whole genome shotgun sequence genome includes a window with the following:
- the LOC110915484 gene encoding proteasome subunit alpha type-7: MARYDRAITVFSPDGHLFQVEYALEAVRKGNAAVGVRGTDTIVLGVEKKSTVKLQDSRSVRKIVTLDDHIALACAGLKADARVLINRARIECQSHRLTVEDPVTVEYITRYIAGLQQKYTQSGGVRPFGLSTLIVGFDPYTGVPALYQTDPSGTFSAWKANATGRNSNSMREFLEKNYKETSGQETVKLAIRALLEVVESGGKNIEVGVMTKEGLKQLEEAEIDTIVAEIEAEKAAAEAAKKAPSKQT, translated from the exons ATGGCGAGATACGACAGAGCTATAACCGTCTTCTCTCCGGACGGCCACCTCTTCCAGGTCGAATACGCCCTTGAAGCCGTACGCAAAGGTAACGCCGCCGTCGGTGTTCGCGGCACCGACACCATCGTTCTCGGCGTCGAGAAGAAATCTACCGTCAAACTTCAAGACTCTAG ATCAGTTAGGAAGATTGTAACCCTAGATGATCACATAGCATTGGCTTGTGCTGGACTTAAAGCAGACGCGCGTGTTCTCATCAACCGGGCGCGAATTGAGTGCCAGAGCCATCGGCTTACTGTTGAGGATCCAGTGACCGTGGAGTACATCACTCGTTACATTGCAGGTCTTCAGCAAAAATACACACAGAGTGGTGGTGTGAGGCCGTTTGGGCTTTCAACATTGATCGTGGGGTTTGATCCTTATACAGGTGTTCCGGCACTGTATCAAACAGACCCGTCTGGTACGTTTTCCGCGTGGAAAGCTAATGCTACGGGTAGAAACTCTAATTCCATGAGGGAGTTTCTTGAAAAGAACTACAAAGAGACCTCTGGACAAGAAACTGTTAAACTCGCCATTCGTGCTCTGCTGGAA GTTGTTGAGAGTGGGGGGAAGAACATTGAAGTTGGTGTGATGACAAAGGAGGGACTGAAGCAACTTGAGGAAGCTGAGATTGACACAATTGTTGCAGAGATTGAAGCTGAAAAAGCTGCTGCAGAGGCTGCAAAGAAAGCTCCTTCTAAACAAACATAA